A stretch of the Vigna radiata var. radiata cultivar VC1973A chromosome 7, Vradiata_ver6, whole genome shotgun sequence genome encodes the following:
- the LOC106766935 gene encoding PI-PLC X domain-containing protein At5g67130: protein MYSHSPNYRSKCRAPALAIIFLICSLSFTNVNSQVSEACSAATDCGAGLFCGNCPALGLKQPICTRGQPTLPTPVVNGLPFNKYTWIVTHNSFSIVDAPPLPGVQRMTFYNQEDSVTNQLRNGVRGLMLDMYDFQNDIWLCHSFRGQCYNFTAFQPAVNTLKEVEAFLTENPTEIVTIIIEDYVHTPKGLTNLFTSAGLDKYWFPVSKMPKKGNDWPTVTEMVQANHRLVVFTSDASKEADEEVAYQWRHMVENEPGDPGVEQGSCPHRKESKALNSRSQSLFLMNYFPTYPVEADSCKEHSAPLAEMVNTCYKAAGNLLPNFVAVNFYMRSDGGGVFDIVDKMNGHSLCGCSTITACQAGAPFGSCKNISVPSTSPVTNTAGSFTGSVQFSKSAASVHRPNCLFLVAFYFLQSLVAAVMTKHCYMIYLS from the exons ATGTACTCGCATTCCCCGAACTACCGTTCAAAATGCAGAGCTCCTGCACTTGCCATCATCTTCCTCATCTGTTCCCTCTCCTTCACTAACGTCAATTCCCAG GTTTCAGAAGCATGTTCGGCCGCTACGGATTGTGGGGCAGGTCTCTTCTGTGGCAATTGCCCCGCTTTGGGCTTGAAGCAACCCATCTGCACCAGAGGCCAACCCACCCTTCCAACACCCGTC GTCAATGGGTTGCCCTTCAATAAGTACACTTGGATTGTGACCCACAATTCCTTCAGCATCGTCGATGCACCGCCTCTGCCCGGTGTTCAGAGGATGACCTTTTACAATCAAGAAGACTCTGTCACTAACCAGTTGAGG AATGGAGTGAGGGGACTTATGTTGGATATGTACGACTTCCAGAACGATATCTGGCTCTGTCATTCATTTCGTGGGCAATGCTACAACTTCACTGCATTT CAACCGGCTGTTAATACTTTGAAAGAAGTGGAGGCGTTCTTGACAGAAAATCCAACTGAGATCGTTACCATCATAATTGAAGACTATGTGCACACTCCAAAGGGGTTGACTAATCTGTTCACAAGTGCTGGACTGGACAAATATTGGTTTCCTGTCTCCAAGATGCCGAAAAAGGGTAACGATTGGCCCACTGTGACGGAGATGGTTCAAGCAAATCACAGACTTGTTGTTTTCACTTCAGATGCTTCAAAGGAAGCAGATGAAGAAGTAGCTTATCAGTGGAGGCATATGGTCGAAAATGAGC CTGGCGATCCTGGAGTGGAACAGGGTTCTTGTCCACACAGAAAAGAATCAAAGGCATTAAATTCTAGAAGTCAATCACTTTTCCTGATGAATTACTTTCCAACCTATCCAGTTGAAGCTGACTCATGCAAAGAGCATTCAGCTCCACTTGCTGAGATGGTCAATACTTGTTACAAAGCTGCGGGGAATTTGCTGCCCAACTTTGTAGCTGTTAATTTTTACATG AGGAGTGATGGAGGTGGTGTTTTTGATATTGTGGATAAAATGAATGGCCATTCATTGTGTGGATGTAGTACAATCACAGCCTGCCAG GCAGGTGCACCCTTTGGGTCTTGCAAGAATATCTCTGTTCCTAGTACAAGTCCAGTGACTAATACTGCTGGAAGCTTTACCGGATCTGTTCAGTTCTCTAAATCAGCTGCATCTGTCCATCGTCCAAATTGTTTATTTCTTGTCGCGTTTTACTTTCTACAAAGTCTTGTTGCAGCTGTGATGACTAAGCACTGTTACATGATATATTTAAGCTAG
- the LOC106765506 gene encoding uncharacterized acetyltransferase At3g50280: protein MEAVEVISTTTIKAPTHSIHNSPRKIHLTPLDLPYLTVESIQKGLLFGSPKDTAFHINNLQHSLSSTLDFFPPIAGRLVILQHHDNIVSTHILCNNAGVLFVHAVAPNTTVAHILQSKYNPPIIRSFFPLNGVKNYKGTSQPLLAVQVTELVDGIFIALTFNHVVADGKSMWHFVNSWAEISRGSLQISKLPSFDRYFPDGIDHRMRFPFTKEEETQQSPNLKQQIPPERVFHFGKEKIAELKIKANAEANTDKISSLQALLTLLWLCVIRCRHVEPEEEISYVLAIGVGPRMVPPLAEGYFGNSVMFGVVTMKAGELLEGGLGKGALDMNKMIALHSHERVKNHYESWVRTPRLLKLFGGSLATSSSPRFDFYGNDFGWGKPVAVRSGGANKSCGKISVFAGAEEGSIDIEVCLPFEILEALENDPVFMDAVSS from the coding sequence ATGGAAGCCGTGGAAGTCATCAGCACCACCACAATCAAGGCACCCACTCATAGTATCCATAACTCACCTCGTAAAATCCATTTAACTCCATTGGATCTTCCATATCTCACAGTTGAATCCATCCAAAAAGGTCTTCTTTTTGGCAGCCCAAAAGACACAGCATTCCATATAAATAATCTTCAACACTCACTTTCCTCCACCCTTGACTTTTTTCCTCCCATCGCTGGTCGTCTCGTCATACTCCAACATCACGACAACATTGTCTCAACCCACATCCTTTGCAACAACGCTGGAGTCCTCTTTGTCCACGCCGTTGCACCCAACACCACTGTCGCTCACATCCTTCAATCCAAATACAACCCTCCCATCATTCGCTCCTTCTTTCCACTCAACGGCGTTAAAAACTACAAGGGCACGTCACAGCCATTGCTGGCAGTGCAGGTGACGGAGCTAGTTGATGGCATCTTCATCGCCCTAACATTCAACCACGTCGTTGCCGACGGCAAGTCGATGTGGCATTTCGTGAATTCCTGGGCTGAAATCTCACGTGGCTCCCTTCAAATATCCAAACTCCCTTCTTTCGACCGTTACTTTCCCGATGGCATTGACCACCGCATGCGCTTTCCCTTCACAAAGGAGGAAGAAACCCAACAATCCCCAAACCTCAAACAACAAATTCCGCCTGAGAGGGTCTTCCATTTCGGGAAGGAAAAAATCGCGGAACTGAAAATAAAAGCCAACGCAGAAGCCAACACAGACAAGATATCTTCTCTGCAAGCGCTTTTAACTCTACTTTGGCTCTGTGTGATTCGTTGCCGACACGTGGAGCCTGAAGAAGAGATAAGTTACGTGCTTGCGATCGGCGTTGGGCCCAGGATGGTTCCACCACTGGCAGAGGGTTATTTTGGAAACTCAGTGATGTTTGGTGTTGTGACCATGAAAGCCGGGGAACTATTGGAAGGTGGTCTTGGGAAGGGTGCTCTGGACATGAACAAGATGATTGCTTTGCACTCTCATGAGAGGGTAAAGAACCATTATGAGTCTTGGGTGAGAACTCCGAGGCTGCTTAAATTATTTGGTGGTTCACTGGCCACTAGCAGTTCTCCGAGGTTCGACTTTTACGGTAACGATTTTGGGTGGGGAAAGCCCGTGGCGGTAAGAAGTGGCGGCGCAAATAAGAGTTGCGGAAAGATTAGTGTGTTTGCAGGCGCTGAAGAAGGTTCTATCGACATTGAAGTGTGCCTTCCTTTTGAGATTTTGGAGGCACTGGAAAATGACCCTGTCTTCATGGATGCCGTTTCCAGCTAG